From a region of the Nonlabens dokdonensis DSW-6 genome:
- a CDS encoding PadR family transcriptional regulator: protein MSNNQLYRGSLTTIIMRLLEKEGKMYGYEITQKVKEITEGKIDIKEGALYPSLHKLQAAGHLKVDAKKVDNRIRKYYSLTPQGQKETIHMLAELKEYIENMQAIMNPKIAY from the coding sequence ATGTCAAATAACCAGTTATATAGAGGTAGTCTCACCACAATCATCATGCGGCTTCTGGAGAAAGAAGGCAAAATGTATGGGTATGAAATTACTCAGAAAGTCAAAGAAATCACCGAAGGCAAAATAGATATTAAGGAAGGAGCTTTATATCCTTCACTACACAAATTGCAAGCAGCTGGTCACTTAAAGGTAGATGCCAAAAAAGTAGATAACCGCATAAGAAAGTATTATTCTCTGACGCCGCAAGGTCAAAAAGAAACAATACATATGCTGGCAGAATTAAAAGAATACATCGAGAACATGCAGGCAATTATGAATCCTAAAATAGCTTATTAG
- the dapF gene encoding diaminopimelate epimerase, with product MKTIPFYKYQGTGNDFIIIDNRQHIFDKNSTHKIEKLCDRKFGIGADGLMLLENHDQLDFTMVYYNADGNESTMCGNGGRCLVHFAQHLGIVQDKASFEAIDGIHHAHLYANGEVSLQMSNVSSLQVFDGHVFTNTGSPHHVQLTDNVEHTDVVSQGRHLRNTLYGKEGANINFVEPQGGNLFKVRTYERGVEDETLSCGTGVTAVALAMHHTQQTDDHQVQLRTPGGDLKVKYQPTPGGYKDIWLTGAATQVFKGEVLI from the coding sequence ATGAAAACAATTCCATTCTATAAGTATCAAGGTACCGGTAATGATTTTATAATCATAGACAATAGACAGCACATTTTTGATAAGAACAGTACTCATAAAATTGAAAAGCTATGCGATCGTAAATTCGGAATAGGTGCTGACGGTTTGATGTTACTAGAAAACCACGATCAACTTGACTTTACGATGGTCTATTATAATGCAGATGGAAACGAAAGTACCATGTGTGGTAATGGTGGTCGTTGTCTAGTTCATTTTGCTCAACATTTAGGAATTGTTCAGGATAAAGCTTCCTTTGAAGCGATAGATGGAATACATCATGCACATTTATATGCAAATGGAGAAGTAAGCTTGCAAATGAGTAATGTAAGTTCGCTTCAGGTATTTGACGGGCATGTATTTACAAATACTGGTTCGCCTCACCATGTACAACTCACCGATAATGTAGAACATACAGATGTGGTTTCTCAAGGGAGACACTTGCGCAACACTCTTTACGGTAAGGAAGGAGCAAACATCAATTTTGTAGAACCTCAAGGAGGCAATTTATTTAAAGTGCGCACTTATGAGCGAGGTGTAGAAGATGAGACACTAAGCTGTGGAACTGGCGTTACTGCAGTTGCACTAGCTATGCATCATACACAACAAACTGATGATCACCAAGTACAATTAAGAACTCCAGGAGGTGATCTTAAAGTAAAATACCAGCCTACACCAGGCGGTTACAAAGACATCTGGCTTACTGGTGCTGCTACTCAAGTTTTTAAAGGAGAAGTATTGATATGA
- a CDS encoding DEAD/DEAH box helicase — translation MKNFEALGLTQPLLDGLAEMGFESPTEIQQQAIPILLKHDGDFIGLAQTGTGKTAAFGIPLLELMDTSSKDTQALILAPTRELAQQICRQIEAMSQKMGKLNVVPVFGGASIMGQIKDIRRGAQVIVATPGRLMDLMKRREVKLDALRFLILDEADEMLNMGFREDIDFILSKTDVGRNIWLFSATMAREIKKIVDTYMKNPEEVRINREDIVNTNISHQYVQLKARDKTEALRRMLDFDQDMFGVVFCRTKRDTQNVADELNNNGYSTEALHGDMSQAQRDAAMKRFRNKNLKLLIATDVAARGIDVDDITHVIHFALPDDPEFYAHRSGRTARAGKKGESIALITKGDMRKLKFMEKKLSISFDRGEIPALEAITQKRISRWTENLKGQEINPKISDELFEEVKASLEDVSKDELIGKFLTKEYNSIYKRNSITDLNDRSKGREDSGEYRERKPRSRGREEGMKTYFINLGRKDDMNKGALLGFVCDVTGIDGKDIGRIVLDGAHSFMDVKEEVAPQMEKINSAERNGRELRANVHDGVVKESRDSRGGRDGGRGRSGGGYKGKRDGNSGGGYKGRRDSGPRSGGFKGRRRDDDSSSSGGGFKGRSSRSNDDSGSGSSFKDRASRPKREDSGSSNKSSGKKGSRSKFFGSKWD, via the coding sequence TTGAAAAATTTTGAAGCCTTAGGGCTTACACAGCCGTTACTTGACGGCCTTGCTGAAATGGGATTTGAGAGTCCAACAGAGATTCAACAGCAAGCAATTCCTATCTTGCTGAAGCACGATGGAGATTTTATAGGTCTGGCGCAGACTGGTACAGGGAAAACTGCAGCTTTTGGGATACCATTATTAGAACTAATGGACACTAGCTCAAAAGACACGCAGGCATTAATTCTAGCCCCTACGCGTGAACTAGCACAACAAATTTGTCGTCAGATAGAAGCGATGTCTCAAAAAATGGGTAAACTCAATGTGGTTCCTGTTTTTGGAGGAGCAAGCATCATGGGACAAATTAAAGATATAAGACGTGGAGCTCAAGTTATTGTAGCTACTCCAGGACGTCTTATGGATCTTATGAAGCGTCGCGAGGTAAAACTAGACGCACTAAGATTTCTTATTCTTGACGAAGCAGATGAAATGTTGAACATGGGTTTCCGTGAAGACATTGATTTTATACTTTCTAAAACAGATGTAGGTCGTAATATCTGGTTATTCTCTGCTACCATGGCGAGAGAAATCAAGAAAATCGTTGACACTTACATGAAGAACCCTGAAGAGGTTCGTATCAATCGCGAGGATATTGTAAATACTAATATCTCACACCAGTATGTTCAATTAAAAGCTCGAGATAAAACTGAGGCTTTAAGAAGAATGCTTGATTTTGATCAAGATATGTTCGGTGTGGTGTTTTGTCGTACCAAAAGAGATACTCAAAACGTCGCAGATGAGTTGAACAACAATGGCTATTCTACTGAAGCACTTCATGGAGATATGTCTCAAGCACAGCGTGATGCAGCCATGAAACGTTTTAGAAATAAAAATTTAAAACTTTTAATCGCTACAGATGTTGCTGCAAGAGGTATAGATGTAGATGATATTACTCACGTAATTCACTTTGCATTACCAGATGATCCTGAGTTTTATGCGCACCGTTCTGGACGTACAGCGCGAGCTGGTAAAAAAGGAGAATCTATTGCGTTGATTACAAAAGGTGACATGCGCAAATTAAAATTTATGGAGAAGAAACTCTCTATATCTTTTGATCGAGGAGAAATTCCAGCATTAGAAGCTATTACGCAAAAGCGTATTTCTAGATGGACAGAAAATCTAAAGGGTCAAGAAATTAACCCAAAAATTTCGGATGAGCTTTTTGAAGAAGTGAAAGCAAGTTTAGAAGATGTTTCTAAAGACGAATTGATAGGTAAATTTTTAACTAAAGAATATAATTCTATTTATAAACGTAACTCTATCACAGATCTTAATGATCGTTCTAAAGGACGCGAAGATAGTGGTGAGTATCGTGAGAGAAAACCTAGATCTAGAGGTCGTGAAGAAGGAATGAAGACTTACTTCATCAATTTAGGCCGTAAAGATGATATGAACAAAGGTGCTTTATTAGGTTTTGTTTGTGATGTTACAGGCATTGATGGTAAAGATATAGGACGTATCGTTTTAGATGGAGCTCATTCTTTTATGGATGTAAAAGAAGAAGTGGCGCCTCAAATGGAAAAGATTAACAGTGCTGAGCGTAATGGTCGTGAGCTAAGAGCAAATGTTCATGATGGCGTTGTAAAAGAATCAAGAGACAGTCGCGGTGGACGTGATGGTGGTCGTGGAAGAAGCGGTGGCGGTTACAAAGGTAAACGTGATGGTAATTCTGGCGGCGGTTACAAAGGACGCAGAGATTCTGGACCAAGATCTGGCGGATTCAAAGGAAGACGAAGAGATGATGACTCCAGCTCTTCTGGAGGTGGTTTTAAAGGTCGCAGCTCTAGATCTAATGACGATTCTGGTAGCGGTAGTAGTTTTAAAGACCGTGCGTCCAGACCAAAAAGAGAAGACTCTGGATCATCTAATAAGTCTTCAGGAAAAAAAGGAAGTCGTTCTAAGTTTTTTGGTTCTAAGTGGGACTAA
- a CDS encoding trypsin-like peptidase domain-containing protein: protein MKSFIKTLGIAILGGAVVLGSYKLFIEEEPQQLTYQNTSLQEDIAPVQSVNYTEATTIGGVDFTQAAEKTVHAVVHVKNKTVTRVRPSFFDLSRGRVPYREAIGSGSGVIITEDGYIVTNNHVIENARELEVTLNNNKTYKAELIGTEPNSDIALLKIEADESLPYIVFGDSDQTKIGEWVLAVGNPFNLTSTVTAGIVSAKGRDLDTRDAVAQSFIQTDAAVNPGNSGGALVNTNGELVGINTAIASKTGSYVGYSFAVPSNNARKIINDIMEYGYVQKGMLGIKGGNLNGNIADELGIDESEGIVVAEVVEDSGAANAGLKEGDVITMIDNIKIKKFADLTGYVTSKNPGDKVVATVLSDGTIKDVTIELTKNNTVSIPTIDMDLRNLTKKDLKTYGVKQGVKIVRTIGELARYDMTDYIITKINDNTVSDIDDVQSILRNVDPNETLLIQMMNSNGEIERFRYTVD, encoded by the coding sequence ATGAAATCATTTATCAAAACATTAGGAATTGCCATCCTAGGTGGCGCAGTTGTTTTAGGATCTTATAAACTCTTCATTGAGGAAGAACCTCAGCAACTCACATATCAAAATACATCATTACAAGAAGACATAGCTCCTGTACAATCGGTTAATTATACCGAGGCTACAACCATAGGTGGCGTAGATTTTACTCAAGCGGCTGAAAAAACTGTACACGCCGTAGTTCACGTAAAGAACAAAACAGTTACTCGCGTACGTCCATCGTTCTTTGACCTAAGTAGAGGTCGCGTTCCTTACAGAGAAGCGATAGGAAGCGGTAGCGGAGTAATCATTACAGAAGATGGGTACATCGTGACAAATAATCATGTTATTGAAAATGCCCGAGAACTAGAAGTTACTTTAAATAATAATAAAACCTATAAAGCCGAACTTATAGGAACAGAACCTAACAGCGATATAGCTTTATTAAAAATTGAAGCAGACGAGTCTTTGCCATATATCGTTTTTGGAGATTCTGACCAGACAAAAATAGGCGAATGGGTTCTTGCAGTAGGAAATCCTTTTAATTTAACAAGTACCGTGACTGCAGGAATTGTGAGTGCAAAAGGTCGTGATCTTGATACACGAGATGCGGTTGCTCAAAGTTTTATACAAACTGATGCGGCAGTTAATCCTGGTAATTCTGGTGGTGCACTGGTAAATACAAATGGAGAATTAGTGGGAATTAATACTGCTATAGCATCAAAAACTGGTTCTTACGTAGGTTACTCTTTTGCAGTTCCATCTAATAATGCTCGTAAGATCATTAACGATATTATGGAGTATGGCTACGTTCAAAAAGGAATGCTAGGAATTAAAGGTGGCAACTTAAACGGTAATATCGCTGATGAATTAGGAATAGATGAAAGTGAAGGAATCGTAGTTGCTGAAGTGGTAGAAGACAGCGGTGCTGCAAATGCAGGACTAAAAGAAGGTGACGTCATTACCATGATTGATAATATAAAAATCAAAAAATTTGCAGATCTTACTGGTTACGTTACTAGTAAAAACCCTGGAGATAAAGTAGTTGCAACAGTATTAAGCGATGGTACCATTAAAGACGTAACTATTGAGCTTACTAAGAACAATACTGTTTCTATTCCTACGATAGACATGGACTTGCGCAACCTGACTAAAAAAGACCTCAAGACTTACGGTGTAAAACAAGGTGTAAAAATCGTACGCACCATAGGTGAACTTGCGAGATATGACATGACAGACTACATCATTACGAAAATCAATGATAATACGGTAAGTGATATCGATGATGTACAATCCATATTAAGAAATGTAGATCCTAATGAAACCTTACTGATTCAAATGATGAATAGTAATGGCGAGATAGAGCGTTTTAGATATACGGTTGATTAA
- a CDS encoding SDR family oxidoreductase: MEKVLIAGATGTTGKQVVNLLNESQYFEPIAMIRKEDQKAQFEAQNVKWIMGDLSEDISHTCENVDKVVFAAGSGGKKVVEIDQEGAKKLIDASQKHNIKKFVMLSSMGADQPEEAEDLQEYLEAKHNADKYLKNSNLNYTIVRPGSLTNDEGTNHIQLSHKLNKQGEISRADVAQTLARVLHDDTANKETFEILKGETLISKAIDTMSRATVH, encoded by the coding sequence ATGGAAAAAGTATTAATAGCAGGTGCAACAGGTACCACAGGAAAACAAGTAGTAAATTTATTAAATGAGTCTCAATATTTTGAACCAATTGCGATGATCCGTAAGGAAGATCAAAAAGCACAGTTTGAAGCCCAAAATGTGAAATGGATCATGGGAGATTTATCCGAAGATATTTCACATACTTGTGAGAATGTCGATAAAGTAGTATTTGCAGCTGGATCTGGAGGGAAAAAAGTAGTAGAGATTGATCAAGAAGGAGCTAAAAAGCTAATTGATGCTTCACAAAAACATAATATCAAAAAATTTGTAATGTTAAGCTCTATGGGAGCAGACCAACCTGAAGAAGCAGAAGACTTACAAGAGTATTTGGAAGCAAAACACAACGCAGACAAATATTTAAAGAATAGTAACTTAAATTATACTATTGTGCGTCCAGGATCATTAACTAATGATGAGGGAACAAATCACATTCAGTTATCCCACAAACTAAACAAGCAAGGAGAAATTTCTAGAGCAGATGTCGCTCAAACTCTAGCTAGAGTATTGCATGATGATACAGCCAATAAAGAAACTTTTGAGATTTTAAAAGGAGAAACTTTGATTAGCAAAGCAATTGATACTATGAGTAGAGCAACTGTGCATTAA
- a CDS encoding glyceraldehyde-3-phosphate dehydrogenase, translated as MSNQIDTYEKELAFQTDRRRAAVAFIKAVSDLWYDRSIELVLFRNQLINRNVSEIINLHEYAGKFVQKPISVFDSVEIAQALLSLDLPPAKLDIGKLTYEYHLEENEMQDAMSFVMKKLGDAQKSEQIVPKDVVLYGFGRIGRLLARELMTKAGKGSQLRLRAVVTRGAITEAVLEKRASLLAQDSVHGDFSGTVSYDLEQEALIVNGTTVKMISANAPEDIDYTAYGINNALIIDNTGAFRDDVALARHLKAKGAHKVLLTAPGKGVPNIVHGVNHLENDPDKVDIFSAASCTTNAITPVLKAIEDSFGVVKGHLETIHAYTNDQNLVDNMHSKYRRGRAAALNMVITETGAGKAVSKALPSFEGKLTSNAIRVPVPNGSLAILNLELENTTSVDALNATLKKYALEGDLVEQIKYSIDNELVSSDIVGSNAPSIYDSNATIVGPDGKNVVIYVWYDNEYGYSHQVIRLAKYIAKVRRFTYY; from the coding sequence ATGAGTAACCAAATAGATACTTATGAAAAAGAGCTCGCTTTCCAAACGGACAGGCGACGTGCTGCTGTTGCATTTATCAAAGCCGTAAGCGATTTATGGTATGATCGTTCTATTGAATTGGTTCTTTTTAGAAATCAATTAATCAATAGAAACGTAAGTGAAATTATCAATTTACACGAGTACGCAGGAAAATTTGTACAGAAGCCTATTTCGGTTTTTGATAGTGTGGAGATCGCGCAGGCTTTGTTATCACTAGACTTGCCGCCTGCAAAACTAGATATCGGTAAACTTACTTATGAATACCATCTTGAGGAGAATGAAATGCAAGATGCGATGAGTTTTGTGATGAAAAAACTAGGCGACGCGCAAAAATCAGAGCAAATAGTACCTAAAGATGTGGTTCTTTACGGTTTTGGAAGAATAGGTAGACTGCTCGCTCGAGAGTTAATGACCAAAGCTGGTAAAGGAAGTCAATTAAGATTGCGTGCTGTAGTTACTCGTGGAGCAATTACTGAAGCTGTTTTAGAAAAAAGAGCGTCTCTTCTTGCACAAGATAGTGTTCATGGAGATTTTTCAGGTACGGTAAGTTATGACCTTGAACAAGAAGCGTTAATTGTTAATGGAACAACTGTAAAAATGATCAGTGCCAATGCTCCTGAAGATATAGATTACACCGCGTACGGAATAAATAATGCGCTGATTATAGATAACACTGGAGCCTTTAGAGATGATGTTGCTCTTGCGCGTCACTTAAAAGCAAAAGGTGCTCATAAAGTATTACTTACGGCACCAGGAAAAGGAGTTCCTAATATAGTACATGGTGTTAATCATTTAGAAAATGATCCTGATAAAGTAGATATATTTTCTGCTGCAAGTTGTACGACTAATGCGATTACTCCTGTGCTTAAGGCTATTGAAGATAGTTTTGGTGTTGTAAAAGGACATTTAGAAACCATTCATGCATATACAAATGATCAAAATCTTGTAGATAATATGCATAGCAAGTACCGTCGCGGTAGAGCTGCTGCATTAAACATGGTGATTACAGAGACTGGTGCCGGAAAAGCGGTAAGCAAGGCTTTACCATCTTTTGAAGGGAAACTGACATCTAATGCGATACGTGTTCCTGTTCCTAATGGATCTCTTGCTATTTTAAACTTAGAGTTAGAAAACACCACTTCTGTAGATGCTCTTAATGCTACTTTAAAGAAATATGCCCTTGAAGGTGATCTTGTAGAACAGATCAAATATTCTATAGATAACGAATTAGTGTCTAGCGATATCGTAGGTTCTAACGCGCCATCGATTTATGACTCTAATGCAACTATTGTAGGGCCTGACGGTAAAAACGTAGTTATATATGTATGGTACGATAATGAATATGGATATAGTCATCAAGTTATACGCCTAGCTAAATACATTGCTAAGGTGAGAAGGTTTACTTATTATTAA
- a CDS encoding DUF3095 family protein: protein MQSTHHTFYQDLHLHYGKLHELVADEQVFSKVPDSWNIIVTDVENSTKAISEGKQQVVNLAATGSIVACLNISREAGIEIPFFFGGDGATIIVPDEILEECLFALQLHQERCSISFEFYLRVGHRKVGAMIENGGSLKILKYKRNDLHIMPIILGDALQMAEDAIKSNKQEITAKDLPYNLNLEGMECKWDKIKPPRNENEILTLIIQATTVAHQSKVYSKVLKKIDEIYGEDVIRHPITAKRLKMVHKLSRLKDEVKMKFDQITTTKLAASWWRTVMGSWFTKYTSSGRNYLNDLIQLTETLLLDGAINTVISGKQSQREQLLDYLDRLEDNGSIVYGFYCSTSSILSCFVTAIDDYHIHFLDGDNGGYTQASKVLKPKLRRQQLSE from the coding sequence ATGCAGAGCACACACCATACTTTTTATCAAGATTTACACTTGCATTATGGTAAGTTACATGAGCTTGTTGCTGATGAACAAGTGTTTTCTAAAGTACCAGATTCTTGGAACATTATTGTAACTGATGTTGAAAATTCTACTAAAGCGATAAGTGAAGGGAAACAACAAGTTGTAAACCTAGCCGCTACTGGAAGTATTGTAGCCTGCTTAAATATTTCTCGTGAAGCAGGAATTGAGATTCCATTTTTCTTTGGAGGTGATGGGGCCACAATTATAGTTCCTGATGAGATTCTAGAAGAATGTTTATTTGCTTTGCAACTGCATCAAGAAAGATGCTCTATTTCTTTTGAATTCTATTTACGTGTAGGACATCGCAAAGTAGGAGCGATGATAGAAAATGGCGGCAGCCTAAAAATCTTAAAATACAAACGCAACGATTTGCACATCATGCCTATCATTTTAGGTGATGCCTTGCAAATGGCAGAAGATGCTATAAAATCTAATAAGCAGGAGATTACTGCAAAAGACCTTCCTTATAACTTGAATCTTGAAGGAATGGAATGCAAATGGGATAAAATAAAGCCTCCGAGAAATGAAAACGAGATTCTAACATTGATCATTCAGGCAACGACTGTCGCTCATCAATCAAAAGTATATAGTAAAGTTCTTAAAAAGATAGATGAAATATATGGTGAAGACGTCATTAGACATCCTATTACTGCCAAAAGGTTAAAAATGGTTCATAAACTGAGCCGCCTTAAGGATGAGGTAAAAATGAAGTTTGATCAAATCACTACGACTAAGCTAGCCGCTAGCTGGTGGCGCACTGTTATGGGAAGCTGGTTTACAAAATACACCAGTTCTGGAAGAAATTACCTTAATGATTTGATTCAGCTTACTGAGACACTTCTGCTTGACGGAGCTATAAATACCGTTATTAGCGGCAAACAGAGTCAGCGTGAGCAATTGCTAGATTACCTAGACCGTCTTGAGGACAATGGCTCTATAGTTTATGGATTTTACTGCAGCACGAGTAGTATTCTTTCTTGTTTTGTTACCGCTATAGATGATTATCACATCCATTTCTTAGATGGAGATAACGGTGGTTATACACAAGCATCAAAAGTCCTTAAGCCAAAACTGCGCAGGCAGCAGTTATCTGAGTAG
- a CDS encoding acyltransferase family protein — protein sequence MSHLKPLTSLRFLFALMVFVSHLNFLKISSNEFLKDLYNQVLIHGYIGVSFFFILSGFILTHVYRDKINTNKKENKKYFLARLARVYPLHFATFIIAIPLMFWGQEINGKGILLGLSNVSLTQAYLPIKEFFFSFNGPSWSISCELFFYLCFPFLLKFLSRKKLLKYIISLLLIVAIIVLPLFIDKELHHGLFYINPIFRLVDFILGIILYDLYVLSLKRKKQVNFAWLEFLAIGVFILFFSFRNSVMETYLYSSYYWIPMIGIIYVFAFQQGVLSRLLSYRLAIWLGEISFGFYMVHHLVLRYFTLGNGRFNIFSNDLTIIILLLFLSILGAFISHKYFEIPMNKWIRNKWN from the coding sequence ATGTCCCATCTTAAACCATTAACGTCCTTACGCTTTTTATTTGCGTTGATGGTTTTTGTATCACATTTAAATTTCCTCAAAATAAGTTCTAATGAATTCTTGAAAGACCTCTATAACCAAGTTCTTATTCATGGCTATATAGGTGTTAGTTTCTTTTTTATTTTAAGCGGTTTTATCCTAACTCACGTGTATCGTGATAAAATTAATACCAACAAAAAAGAGAATAAGAAGTATTTTCTAGCACGCTTAGCACGTGTTTACCCATTACATTTTGCCACTTTTATAATAGCAATCCCTCTAATGTTTTGGGGACAAGAAATAAATGGAAAGGGTATTTTATTAGGACTTTCTAACGTCTCCTTAACCCAAGCCTACTTACCTATTAAAGAATTTTTCTTTTCTTTTAATGGTCCATCTTGGAGTATTTCTTGCGAATTATTTTTCTATTTGTGTTTTCCTTTTTTATTAAAGTTTCTGAGTAGAAAAAAGCTGCTAAAGTATATCATATCGCTACTTTTAATAGTAGCGATAATAGTGCTTCCGCTTTTTATCGACAAAGAATTGCATCATGGTTTATTTTATATCAATCCTATATTTAGATTAGTAGATTTCATTTTGGGAATAATTCTTTATGATTTGTATGTACTATCTCTAAAAAGAAAAAAACAAGTAAATTTTGCTTGGTTAGAATTTCTAGCCATTGGAGTATTCATATTGTTTTTTAGTTTTCGCAACAGCGTTATGGAAACATACCTTTACAGTTCCTATTATTGGATTCCTATGATAGGAATTATCTACGTTTTTGCGTTTCAACAAGGAGTTTTATCGAGACTACTAAGTTATAGATTGGCTATTTGGCTAGGCGAGATCAGTTTTGGTTTTTATATGGTGCATCATTTAGTGCTGCGATATTTTACACTAGGAAACGGTCGGTTCAACATATTCTCAAACGATTTGACTATCATTATTTTGCTTCTATTTTTAAGCATACTAGGTGCGTTTATCAGTCATAAGTATTTTGAAATACCTATGAATAAATGGATAAGAAACAAGTGGAACTAA
- a CDS encoding endonuclease, with translation MKKLWFAICVVLAFAKAESQVVINELDADTPGTNDMQFVELKSDTPFYSLNSFVLVFFNGSSSVNSGMGRSYYAVDLDGLTTDANGLVVLGSSLVSPVPDRYIAESNIQLGADAVAIYRGDDTDWPDRTFANQMDLVDALIYDTDDADNMALMNLLGINVQYNENENGNKTTESVQRKADGTYETKAPTPHSLNDATVPTYNGLSFTASETELTEPDTFDITFSLTQAPTADFILGFSLNNFSFNSADYTGASSFTIPAGQTSTTLSFTIVDDAIDEGDETLEIDLDNNLPVGFKRLKDNEEIFVIDNDFQVANYGTPLAPTYGNVASTAPANYYSSLDNLASPQLEQAITDLISEEFAVRIHTYDDVTDILKQADVSPLNSNNVWLMYTEQERRVIDFQTGSTNTGKWNREHIWSRSRGAFFSIEYDETNDGMSVWTETNADSLRHGNSDAHHLRATDGPENSSRGNDDFPEYNGPAGSQGSWHGDVARALFYMDHRFNNLALVNGNPPNSTVGQLGDLATLLQWHRNDPPDDFEMNRNNVIYGWQINRNPFIDNPDLAEYIYGNLVGQNFTLSENSEELSQIVLSPNPSKNVLKIQNISNPIDVIIYDAFGRITLSQKLTQDTNINHNLASGMYLVQLKDGNRTVVEKLMVE, from the coding sequence ATGAAAAAATTATGGTTTGCTATTTGTGTTGTTCTCGCTTTCGCGAAAGCGGAATCACAAGTAGTCATCAACGAGTTAGATGCAGATACACCTGGAACTAACGATATGCAATTTGTGGAACTAAAATCAGATACTCCATTTTATTCACTAAACAGCTTTGTTTTAGTATTCTTTAATGGATCTTCTAGTGTAAATAGCGGCATGGGGCGCTCCTATTATGCTGTCGATCTGGATGGACTTACTACAGATGCTAATGGACTTGTTGTATTAGGAAGCTCTCTAGTTTCTCCAGTTCCAGATCGTTACATAGCCGAAAGTAATATACAATTAGGAGCAGACGCTGTAGCTATTTACAGAGGCGATGATACCGACTGGCCAGACAGAACATTTGCAAATCAAATGGATCTTGTGGACGCACTTATTTACGACACAGATGATGCTGATAATATGGCTTTAATGAATTTGTTAGGAATCAATGTGCAGTACAACGAGAATGAAAACGGAAACAAAACTACAGAATCGGTGCAACGCAAAGCAGATGGTACTTATGAGACTAAAGCTCCTACTCCACATTCTTTAAACGATGCGACTGTTCCTACCTATAATGGTCTTAGTTTTACAGCAAGTGAAACAGAACTAACAGAGCCAGATACTTTTGATATCACTTTTTCATTAACACAAGCTCCTACAGCCGATTTTATTTTAGGATTCTCATTAAATAATTTTAGTTTTAATAGCGCAGATTATACTGGTGCGAGCTCTTTCACTATTCCTGCTGGACAAACGAGTACCACGCTTTCATTTACCATCGTAGACGACGCTATAGATGAAGGAGACGAAACTCTTGAAATAGATCTTGATAATAACCTACCTGTAGGTTTCAAACGCTTAAAGGATAATGAAGAAATTTTTGTTATTGATAACGATTTTCAAGTAGCAAATTACGGGACACCATTAGCACCTACTTATGGTAATGTAGCAAGCACAGCACCTGCAAATTACTACAGTTCGCTTGATAATCTAGCGTCTCCACAACTAGAACAAGCGATTACGGACCTCATTTCAGAAGAGTTTGCTGTACGTATTCATACTTATGATGATGTAACAGATATTTTAAAACAAGCAGATGTATCTCCATTAAATTCTAATAATGTCTGGTTGATGTATACAGAACAGGAAAGAAGAGTAATTGATTTCCAAACTGGAAGTACTAATACAGGAAAATGGAACAGAGAACACATCTGGTCACGATCTAGAGGAGCCTTCTTTTCTATTGAATACGACGAGACTAATGATGGTATGTCGGTATGGACAGAAACTAATGCAGACAGCCTGCGCCATGGTAACAGCGATGCGCACCATTTGAGAGCTACAGATGGACCTGAAAACAGCTCTAGAGGAAACGATGATTTTCCAGAATATAATGGACCAGCTGGTTCACAAGGTAGCTGGCATGGTGATGTAGCTCGAGCATTATTTTATATGGACCATAGATTCAATAATCTAGCTTTAGTAAATGGTAATCCACCTAATTCCACCGTTGGACAATTAGGAGATCTAGCCACTTTATTGCAGTGGCATAGAAACGATCCACCGGATGATTTTGAAATGAATCGCAATAACGTGATTTATGGATGGCAAATAAATAGAAATCCCTTCATCGATAATCCAGATCTTGCCGAATATATCTACGGAAATTTAGTAGGGCAAAATTTCACACTTTCTGAAAATAGTGAAGAGCTTTCTCAAATCGTTTTAAGTCCCAACCCATCAAAAAATGTACTGAAGATACAAAATATCAGTAATCCTATAGATGTGATAATTTATGATGCATTTGGAAGAATTACGCTTTCGCAAAAGCTTACACAAGACACAAATATTAATCATAATCTAGCATCTGGAATGTACTTAGTCCAATTAAAGGACGGTAATCGAACAGTTGTGGAGAAATTGATGGTTGAGTAA